A genomic region of Cannabis sativa cultivar Pink pepper isolate KNU-18-1 chromosome 1, ASM2916894v1, whole genome shotgun sequence contains the following coding sequences:
- the LOC115705196 gene encoding leucine-rich repeat extensin-like protein 4, giving the protein MKKKTHFSLSFLNISVLIVFLLFAASVSVCSSEPAASLISHGRLSSAETLFIKQRQLLYYRDEFGDRGENVTVDPSLVFENGRIRNAYIALQAWKQAILSDPLNITGTWVGSDVCSYTGIFCAPALDNRKIRTVAGIDLNHADIAGYLPEELGLLVDLALFHINSNRFCGTVPHKFKNLKLLFELDLSNNRFAGKFPVVILKLPSLKFLDLRFNEFEGSVPRELFDRPLDAIFINHNRFVFNLPDNFGNSPVSVIVVANNKFHGCVPSSLGNMSNLNEIILMNNGLNSCLPPEIGMLKNLTVFDVSFNKLMGPIPNTFKDLKSLEQLNVAHNMLSGKIPDGICSLPSLQNFTFSYNFFTGEPPSCLALQGFDDRRNCLPSRPLQRSAGACKSFLSHPVDCSTFKCKPFVPSLPSPPPPSPPLLSPPPVVFPPPPVVKPLPPPPPPPPSPSPPPPPVYSPPPPPPPVYSPPPPPPPVYSPPPPPPSPPPPSPPPPPPPVYSPPPPPPSPPPPSPPPPSPPPPVYSPPPPPPSPPPPSPPPPLYSPPPPPPPSSPAPIPYCVRSPPPPPPNSPPPPPPLNSPPPPSPYYYNSPPPPPHHSPPPPHHYSPPPPHSPPPPIYPYSSPPPPPVHSPPPPVHSPPPPSPPPCIEPPPPPSPPPCVEYSPPPPPLPSPPPPTVYIPPPSPSPPPPPPVYHSPPPPSPPVHYSSPPPPVHYSSPPPPVVHYSSPPPPVASPPPPVPCEHPPPSVSPPPPPIVYESPPPPTPVYEGPLPPIYGVSYASPPPPPFY; this is encoded by the coding sequence atgaagaagaagacccATTTCAGCCTTagttttcttaatatttcagtCCTCATTGTCTTCCTCCTCTTCGCTGCTTCAGTCTCCGTCTGCTCCTCTGAGCCGGCGGCTTCTCTCATCAGCCATGGACGCCTCAGCTCAGCAGAGACACTGTTCATCAAGCAACGTCAGTTGCTTTATTACAGGGACGAGTTTGGTGACAGAGGAGAGAATGTGACTGTTGACCCATCTCTGGTTTTCGAGAATGGAAGGATTAGAAACGCTTATATAGCTTTACAAGCATGGAAGCAAGCCATTCTCTCAGACCCTTTGAATATTACCGGTACCTGGGTTGGATCTGATGTTTGCAGCTACACCGGGATCTTCTGTGCTCCGGCACTCGATAACCGTAAGATCCGTACAGTCGCAGGTATTGATCTCAACCATGCCGACATTGCCGGTTATCTTCCGGAGGAGCTTGGGCTGCTTGTGGATCTAGCATTGTTCCATATTAACTCAAACAGGTTTTGTGGTACGGTTCCTCACAAGTTTAAGAATCTGAAGTTGCTTTTTGAGTTAGATCTCAGTAACAACAGGTTCGCCGGGAAATTTCCTGTGGTGATTCTGAAACTCCCATCGCTGAAATTCTTGGATCTGAGGTTCAACGAGTTTGAAGGGTCGGTACCTCGTGAGCTCTTTGACAGACCATTGGACGCCATTTTCATCAACCATAACAGGTTTGTGTTTAATCTGCCTGACAATTTCGGAAACTCACCGGTGTCGGTAATCGTAGTGGCGAACAACAAATTCCACGGCTGTGTACCGTCGAGCTTGGGGAACATGTCGAACCTGAACGAGATTATCTTGATGAACAATGGTTTGAATTCATGTCTTCCACCGGAGATTGGAATGCTTAAGAATCTAACTGTGTTCGATGTGAGCTTCAACAagcttatgggtccaatccctAACACGTTCAAAGATCTGAAAAGCCTGGAACAGCTCAATGTGGCACACAATATGCTCTCAGGGAAGATTCCTGATGGCATTTGCTCCTTGCCCAGTCTGCAAAACTTCACCTTCTCCTACAATTTCTTCACCGGAGAGCCACCGTCGTGTTTGGCACTACAAGGGTTCGATGATCGGAGGAATTGTCTTCCTTCAAGGCCATTACAGAGGTCTGCTGGGGCTTGTAAGTCGTTCCTTTCTCACCCAGTGGATTGTTCTACTTTCAAATGTAAACCCTTTGTTCCTTCTCTCCCATCACCTCCTCCTCCTTCTCCTCCTCTCCTTTCCCCTCCTCCGGTGGTTTTCCCTCCACCACCAGTTGTTAAGCCtttaccaccaccacctcccccACCACCATCTCCATCTCCTCCTCCACCGCCAGTGTACTCACCACCCCCACCTCCACCACCAGTCTACTCACCACCCCCTCCTCCACCACCAGTCTACTCACCACCTCCGCCGCCCCCATCTCCACCTCCACCTTCCCCTCCTCCTCCACCACCACCAGTATACTCCCCTCCACCGCCACCACCATCTCCCCCTCCACCTTCACCGCCACCACCATCGCCCCCACCGCCAGTTTATTCcccaccaccacctccaccaTCACCTCCTCCACCTTCTCCTCCACCCCCATTGTATtccccaccaccaccaccaccaccatcttCGCCAGCTCCAATACCTTACTGCGTCCGGTCTCCGCCACCACCTCCGCCAAATTCACCACCACCTCCTCCACCTCTAAACTCTCCACCTCCACCAAGTCCTTACTACTATAactcaccaccaccaccaccacatcACTCGCCGCCACCACCTCATCACTATTCACCACCACCCCCACATTCTCCTCCACCACCAATATACCCCTATAGTTCACCACCACCGCCACCTGTTCATTCTCCACCTCCCCCAGTTCATTCTCCTCCACCACCATCACCTCCTCCTTGTATAGAACCTCCACCACCTCCTTCCCCACCACCATGTGTAGAGTACTCTCCCCCACCACCACCATTACCATCACCGCCGCCACCTACTGTTTACATACCACCTCCATCACCTTCACCACCACCTCCTCCACCAGTGTACCATTCTCCACCGCCACCATCACCACCTGTTCATTATAGTTCTCCACCACCTCCAGTTCACTATAGTTCTCCGCCACCACCAGTTGTCCACTACAGTTCTCCACCTCCACCAGTTGCATCACCACCTCCACCTGTTCCATGTGAGCATCCACCACCTTCTGTATCACCTCCGCCGCCACCAATTGTTTATGAAAGCCCGCCACCTCCTACTCCTGTATATGAGGGGCCATTGCCACCAATCTATGGGGTTTCATATGCTTCTCCTCCACCACCACCCTTCTATTGA